A window of Sphingobacterium sp. SRCM116780 contains these coding sequences:
- a CDS encoding efflux RND transporter permease subunit translates to MSLSTTSIKRPVLTIVLNLMLILFGIIGYTYLGVREFPSIDPAQISVRTSYAGANADIIESQITEPLEKAINSIDGIRNISSSSNQGTSNITVEFNLGKNLEEAANDVRDKVSQALRSLPQDIDAAPVVSKADADSEPIITMTIQSSEKNILELSDYAENTISQRLQTIPGISSVQIWGQKKYAMRLWLDPVKLNSYGVTVLDVRSALNLQNVELPSGKLTGSNTELTVKTIGNLASEDQFNDIIIKSTGNSIIRLSDVGKAALEAENFETKMSDSGLPMLSLAIIPQPGTNYLEIAKSFYKEFDQLKKDLPAGIEMKIALDNTLFVKKAILEVAETLLISVVLVVLIIFLFFRDWAIAFRPLIDIPVSLIATFFIMYLCGFSVNVLTLLAIVLATGLVVDDGIVVTENIFRKVEEGMSPIQAAIKGSNEIFFAVISISITLAAVFLPVVFLEGFVGRLFREFGIVIGAAVLISAFVSLTLTPMLNAYLMKGGEQKKTKFYNKTEPYFIALTDGYTNSLVKFLKKKWLSFPIILCCFGLIYLFFNLLPKETAPYDDRSYLMMRVTAPEGVSYDYMDRFMTELTTLVNDSVPEKDVSLVITSPSFGSSAANSGMIRLGLVPQDKRKRTQAEIARDLSRLTKSSSEAKVSVTEQPTISVNRRGGLPVQYIIQAPNFQKLEEKIPQFMDAVEADPTFSTSDVNLKFNKPEVYVSIDREKALSLGVSILDVAQTLQMSLSGQRFGYFMMNGRQYQVIGQFDKKDTSTPLDLASIFVKNTEGKLIQLDNIVKIEERSSPPQLYHNNRYMSATVSAGLAPGKSLGEGIEAMDRIKQKVLDETFTTDLGGESRDFKESGSNTMFAFGLALLLIYLILSAQFESFIDPFVIIITVPLAVAGALFSLWLFGQSWNIFSQIGTIMLIGLVTKNGILIVEFANQLREEGKTKYEAIVEASGARLRPILMTSLAIALGALPIALSLGAASTSRIGMGVVIVGGTLFSLVLTLFVIPAIYLMWSRVKHHNPEFSTIED, encoded by the coding sequence ATGAGTTTGTCTACAACAAGTATTAAACGTCCAGTACTAACGATTGTATTGAACTTGATGTTAATACTATTCGGTATAATTGGTTATACGTATTTGGGAGTACGCGAATTTCCTTCTATTGACCCTGCTCAAATATCAGTAAGGACCAGTTATGCTGGAGCGAATGCTGATATTATTGAATCACAGATAACAGAACCGTTAGAGAAAGCAATCAATTCTATTGATGGAATTAGGAATATCTCTTCTTCAAGTAATCAAGGGACGAGTAATATTACAGTTGAATTTAATTTAGGAAAGAATTTAGAAGAAGCGGCAAATGATGTGCGAGATAAAGTCTCTCAGGCTTTAAGGAGTTTGCCCCAAGATATTGATGCTGCCCCAGTGGTATCAAAAGCGGATGCCGATTCAGAACCAATTATTACGATGACGATACAAAGTTCTGAAAAGAATATTTTAGAGTTATCGGATTATGCTGAAAATACAATTTCTCAAAGACTGCAAACCATTCCTGGTATAAGTTCAGTTCAAATTTGGGGACAAAAAAAGTATGCGATGCGTCTTTGGTTGGATCCGGTAAAACTGAATTCTTATGGGGTTACTGTACTCGATGTTAGATCTGCATTGAATCTGCAGAATGTCGAATTGCCTTCGGGAAAATTAACTGGATCTAACACGGAACTAACAGTAAAGACTATAGGGAATTTGGCATCTGAGGATCAATTTAATGATATCATAATCAAATCTACAGGTAACAGCATTATCCGTTTAAGTGATGTGGGCAAAGCTGCTCTAGAAGCAGAAAATTTTGAAACTAAAATGTCAGATTCGGGTCTGCCCATGTTGAGTCTGGCAATTATTCCTCAACCTGGAACGAATTATTTGGAGATTGCAAAGAGCTTCTATAAAGAATTCGATCAGCTTAAGAAAGATTTACCTGCAGGCATTGAAATGAAGATAGCATTGGATAATACTCTTTTTGTGAAAAAAGCTATCTTAGAAGTCGCTGAAACATTGTTAATATCTGTCGTACTTGTGGTGTTAATTATTTTTCTGTTTTTTAGAGATTGGGCAATAGCATTTCGCCCTTTAATCGATATTCCAGTATCGTTAATTGCTACATTCTTCATTATGTATCTCTGTGGTTTTTCGGTTAACGTCTTGACTTTATTAGCAATTGTATTGGCTACAGGTTTGGTTGTGGATGACGGGATTGTGGTGACAGAGAATATATTTAGAAAAGTGGAAGAAGGGATGTCTCCTATTCAAGCAGCAATTAAGGGTTCTAATGAAATCTTTTTTGCGGTTATTTCTATTTCGATTACTTTGGCAGCTGTATTTTTACCAGTTGTATTTTTAGAAGGCTTTGTCGGGCGCTTGTTTCGAGAGTTTGGGATAGTTATCGGTGCAGCAGTATTGATTTCTGCTTTCGTTTCATTGACTTTAACACCCATGTTAAATGCATATTTGATGAAAGGCGGTGAACAAAAGAAAACCAAATTTTATAATAAAACAGAACCTTATTTTATAGCACTCACTGATGGCTATACGAATTCATTAGTCAAGTTTTTGAAAAAGAAATGGTTAAGCTTTCCAATTATTTTATGCTGCTTTGGTCTTATTTATCTTTTCTTTAATCTGTTGCCCAAAGAAACCGCTCCCTATGACGATCGTAGTTATTTGATGATGAGGGTAACAGCTCCTGAAGGGGTTTCTTATGATTATATGGATAGATTTATGACAGAGTTAACCACACTTGTCAATGACTCTGTTCCTGAAAAAGATGTTAGTTTGGTCATAACTTCTCCAAGCTTTGGATCTTCTGCAGCAAATAGTGGGATGATTCGATTAGGTCTAGTTCCGCAAGATAAACGGAAACGTACACAGGCTGAAATTGCTCGCGATCTATCAAGATTAACTAAATCTTCTTCTGAAGCTAAAGTTTCTGTGACCGAGCAACCAACCATTTCAGTAAATCGAAGAGGGGGTTTACCGGTTCAATATATTATACAGGCCCCAAATTTTCAAAAGTTAGAGGAAAAAATCCCTCAATTTATGGATGCTGTAGAAGCAGATCCTACATTTTCAACTAGTGATGTGAATTTGAAATTCAATAAACCCGAAGTTTATGTTAGTATTGATCGTGAAAAGGCTTTAAGTTTAGGAGTCTCTATTTTAGATGTTGCGCAGACATTACAAATGTCACTATCTGGTCAACGATTTGGATACTTCATGATGAATGGTCGTCAGTATCAGGTCATAGGACAATTTGATAAGAAGGATACCAGTACACCCTTAGATCTTGCTTCTATTTTTGTGAAAAATACAGAAGGTAAGTTAATTCAGTTGGATAATATTGTGAAGATCGAGGAGCGAAGTAGTCCGCCTCAACTGTACCACAATAACCGTTATATGTCTGCTACAGTATCTGCGGGCCTTGCACCCGGGAAGAGTCTCGGTGAAGGAATTGAAGCTATGGATCGTATTAAACAAAAAGTTCTAGACGAGACTTTCACAACAGATTTAGGAGGTGAGTCTAGAGATTTTAAAGAAAGTGGTTCAAATACCATGTTTGCGTTTGGATTAGCCTTATTATTGATTTATCTTATTTTGTCAGCGCAATTTGAGAGTTTCATTGATCCATTTGTTATTATTATTACAGTACCGTTGGCCGTCGCAGGAGCATTATTTTCGCTGTGGTTATTTGGTCAATCTTGGAATATATTTAGTCAAATTGGTACCATTATGTTAATTGGTTTGGTAACTAAAAATGGAATTCTGATTGTAGAGTTTGCAAATCAACTTCGCGAAGAGGGTAAAACAAAATATGAAGCAATTGTTGAAGCTTCAGGAGCAAGATTACGTCCTATTTTGATGACATCCTTGGCTATTGCGCTTGGAGCATTACCGATTGCACTATCTTTAGGAGCTGCCTCTACCAGTCGTATTGGTATGGGAGTAGTCATCGTTGGGGGGACACTATTTTCCCTTGTATTGACGTTATTTGTTATTCCCGCTATCTATTTAATGTGGTCTCGTGTTAAACACCATAATCCAGAATTTTCGACTATTGAAGATTAA
- a CDS encoding TolC family protein, which translates to MNKIFCLLSLFFLPLSIAFSQNVLTAQDAVSIAMQNNFDILLTKKDVLISQENLTYGNAGMLPNLTANFSQSNSTQNSKQTQNTGEIKELANAKNNSMNYGVSLGWTIFDGFGMFARYEKLNQLKARGDLELKSVILTTVGDVLNMYYSIVLEKNLLNTIDSSIVISNDRLRTAENRFQIGKASKLEVLNVQVNLNEDQSLRLKKLETITNLKTELNRLMARDLNVDFQVEDELSFEENLKINELLDLAATQNLDLQLIKMDKRLAELEQKDVKSRRLPVVRLNSGYNFSSSESSLGFVSQSNARGLTYGLTASFNIFDGFNQRKDERVAKQLVEKAAIQIEKSKELINATILKAYQSYITNISLARLEEKNEKIAKQNLSITLDKYKIGTISAVEFRDAQENYVNAMSRLKEATYQAKLSEIGLKELVGNLDLH; encoded by the coding sequence ATGAATAAGATTTTTTGTCTATTATCATTGTTTTTTTTGCCATTAAGTATTGCTTTTTCGCAAAATGTATTGACTGCACAAGACGCCGTATCTATTGCTATGCAGAATAATTTTGATATTTTGCTTACGAAAAAAGATGTATTAATCTCTCAAGAAAATCTAACATATGGTAATGCTGGGATGTTACCAAATTTGACTGCTAATTTTAGTCAAAGTAATAGCACTCAAAACTCAAAACAAACACAAAACACGGGAGAAATTAAAGAGTTAGCTAATGCAAAAAATAATAGCATGAACTACGGTGTTAGTTTAGGATGGACAATTTTTGATGGTTTTGGGATGTTTGCTCGATATGAAAAACTAAATCAATTAAAAGCCAGAGGTGATCTGGAGTTAAAATCAGTGATTTTAACGACCGTTGGTGATGTTTTGAATATGTATTACAGCATCGTTTTGGAAAAGAATTTGTTAAACACAATAGATTCTTCTATTGTTATTTCTAATGATCGCTTAAGAACTGCAGAAAATAGATTCCAAATTGGGAAGGCTTCTAAATTGGAAGTGCTCAATGTTCAAGTAAACTTAAATGAAGATCAATCTTTACGATTAAAAAAACTAGAGACCATTACTAATTTAAAAACTGAATTAAATCGTTTAATGGCAAGAGATTTAAATGTTGATTTTCAAGTTGAAGATGAGTTGAGTTTTGAAGAGAACTTAAAAATAAATGAGCTACTTGATTTAGCAGCTACTCAAAATCTAGATCTACAATTAATAAAGATGGATAAAAGATTGGCTGAATTGGAACAAAAAGATGTTAAATCAAGACGACTTCCCGTTGTAAGGCTTAATTCAGGGTATAATTTTTCTTCATCAGAATCTAGCTTAGGCTTTGTATCCCAATCAAATGCTCGAGGATTGACTTACGGACTGACAGCATCATTTAATATTTTTGATGGTTTCAATCAGCGGAAAGATGAGCGAGTAGCGAAGCAATTGGTGGAAAAAGCTGCTATACAAATTGAAAAATCAAAAGAGCTTATTAATGCAACTATTTTAAAAGCATATCAAAGCTATATAACGAATATAAGTCTTGCACGATTAGAAGAGAAGAATGAGAAAATTGCTAAACAGAACTTAAGTATCACCTTAGATAAGTATAAAATAGGAACAATCAGTGCAGTAGAGTTTAGAGATGCCCAAGAAAATTATGTAAATGCTATGAGCCGATTGAAAGAAGCAACTTATCAAGCAAAACTGTCCGAAATAGGATTAAAAGAATTAGTTGGAAACCTGGATCTACACTAA
- a CDS encoding SRPBCC domain-containing protein encodes MKDFKKYYIIPAEPEEIYLALTTDITIRLWTGDLVEISPVVDGEFSMWDGAITGKFIALDPNKKIVQQWYFGEQESDSIVTIKLHEHKRGTSVEINHTNIPEEDYDDIVSGWDDPYMSSLLDFYTEDER; translated from the coding sequence ATGAAAGATTTCAAAAAATATTATATCATACCAGCAGAACCCGAAGAGATTTATTTGGCATTGACAACTGATATCACCATTCGTCTTTGGACAGGTGATTTAGTAGAAATTAGCCCTGTTGTTGATGGTGAATTCTCCATGTGGGATGGTGCTATTACTGGTAAGTTTATTGCCTTAGATCCCAATAAGAAAATTGTTCAACAATGGTATTTCGGTGAACAAGAGTCAGATTCCATCGTTACTATTAAACTACATGAGCACAAAAGGGGTACTTCGGTCGAGATAAACCATACTAATATTCCTGAAGAAGATTACGATGATATTGTAAGTGGATGGGATGATCCTTATATGAGCTCTCTCTTAGATTTTTATACAGAAGACGAACGCTAA
- the coaBC gene encoding bifunctional phosphopantothenoylcysteine decarboxylase/phosphopantothenate--cysteine ligase CoaBC, whose translation MSLAGKNIVIAVCGSIAAYKIAHLTRLLVKEQAKVQIIMTKEAAEFITPLTLSTLSNNPVLIDYFDPKTGEWNNHVHIGLQADLILIAPATANTIGKIANGICDSLLTAVYLSAKCPVFFAPAMDLDMWKHPSTQNNIHLLQSYGDILIHPKNGELASGLIGEGRLAEPEEILEFITNHFSEQLPLAGKNALVTAGPTHEAIDPVRFIGNHSSGKMGYALAKELERLGAHVTLISGPTVLETPDDVHRINITSAQQMLEQVENYFIKSDIIIMSAAVADYTPIEVATQKIKKKEDSFSIALKKTIDILATVGSEKTEKQLLIGFALETNNEIDNAKSKLIKKNLDFIILNSMQDKGAGFATDTNKVTIIDRHENIQEFSLKSKTEVAKDICQLIIQHPILNSK comes from the coding sequence ATGAGCTTAGCTGGAAAAAATATTGTAATTGCTGTATGCGGTAGTATTGCCGCATACAAAATTGCACATCTAACTAGACTATTAGTCAAAGAACAAGCTAAAGTTCAAATCATTATGACAAAAGAAGCTGCGGAATTTATAACGCCGTTAACATTGTCTACTCTTTCTAATAATCCCGTATTAATCGATTACTTCGATCCAAAAACTGGGGAATGGAATAATCATGTACATATCGGATTACAAGCAGACCTAATACTTATCGCTCCAGCAACAGCAAATACCATTGGAAAAATAGCAAATGGCATATGCGATAGTTTATTGACTGCAGTTTATTTATCTGCGAAATGTCCCGTCTTTTTTGCTCCTGCAATGGACCTAGATATGTGGAAACATCCTTCTACTCAAAATAATATCCATCTACTTCAATCTTATGGAGATATATTAATTCATCCTAAAAATGGGGAATTAGCAAGTGGATTAATTGGAGAAGGTAGGCTTGCTGAACCAGAAGAAATACTGGAGTTTATAACCAATCATTTTTCTGAGCAGCTTCCATTAGCGGGTAAAAATGCTTTAGTAACTGCTGGTCCAACGCATGAAGCTATAGATCCTGTTCGATTTATTGGAAATCATTCTAGTGGTAAGATGGGCTATGCACTGGCCAAAGAACTGGAAAGATTGGGTGCACATGTAACACTAATTAGTGGTCCTACTGTACTAGAAACTCCGGATGATGTTCATCGCATCAACATAACTTCTGCTCAACAGATGCTAGAACAAGTCGAAAACTACTTCATTAAGTCTGATATTATTATTATGAGTGCCGCAGTCGCCGATTATACCCCAATAGAGGTGGCAACACAAAAGATCAAAAAGAAAGAGGATAGCTTTTCAATTGCATTAAAAAAAACAATTGATATTTTAGCCACAGTTGGTTCTGAAAAAACCGAAAAACAACTTCTGATTGGTTTTGCACTTGAGACAAACAATGAAATTGATAATGCCAAAAGTAAGTTAATTAAAAAGAACCTCGATTTCATTATCTTAAATTCAATGCAAGATAAAGGGGCTGGTTTTGCCACAGATACAAACAAAGTGACTATAATTGACCGCCATGAAAATATACAAGAGTTTTCCCTGAAATCAAAAACCGAAGTAGCAAAAGACATTTGCCAACTTATCATTCAACATCCTATTTTAAACTCCAAATAG
- a CDS encoding DNA-directed RNA polymerase subunit omega yields the protein MSQKNNSTVANSTVTRDLRQLDIVTDNLYESIVVISKRANQISVDIKEELNGKLAEFASNNDNLEEVFENREQIEISKHYERMPKATLIAIDEFLHDKIYFRNPAKEQD from the coding sequence ATGAGTCAAAAAAATAACAGCACTGTCGCAAATTCAACTGTAACTCGTGACTTGAGACAACTAGACATAGTAACTGACAATTTATATGAGTCAATCGTAGTGATCAGCAAACGTGCTAATCAAATTTCAGTTGACATCAAAGAAGAATTGAATGGTAAACTTGCAGAATTTGCTAGCAACAATGATAACTTGGAAGAGGTATTCGAAAATCGTGAGCAAATAGAAATTTCAAAACATTATGAGCGTATGCCAAAAGCTACTCTTATTGCAATTGATGAGTTTCTACATGACAAGATTTACTTCAGAAATCCTGCAAAAGAGCAAGACTAA
- a CDS encoding outer membrane protein assembly factor BamD, with protein sequence MFLNRRIAALCAGILLLVSFSGCKSKFEKLRASNNIAQKYEEAVKLYDKKKYSKALILFEDLRSKFRGQAEAENLYYFTAFANYRLKDYTSARYHFKDFADVYPNSTRAEECRFMSAYCYYLDSPRSSLDQENTKKAIDALQLFVNLYPESERAKEAGDLIQKLRDKLEFKAFSNAKLLYDMGLNDDYRAAVIALQNVLKEYPDTKYAEEIEYLTLKSQYNFANQSVIFKQADRFNDAIDYYRSFAVNFPNSKYIKDAESVRDDAEKKMKSASAQVATINKAIAEQEKERKAQKEIKENKENTQKDESKK encoded by the coding sequence ATGTTTTTAAATAGGCGTATAGCGGCTTTGTGTGCCGGAATTTTGTTATTGGTATCATTCAGTGGCTGTAAAAGTAAATTTGAGAAATTACGCGCAAGCAATAATATCGCTCAGAAGTATGAAGAAGCGGTAAAACTTTATGATAAGAAAAAATATAGCAAAGCTTTAATATTGTTCGAAGATTTGAGGAGTAAATTTAGAGGTCAGGCTGAAGCAGAAAATCTATATTATTTCACAGCTTTTGCAAACTATAGATTAAAAGATTATACATCAGCGCGTTATCACTTTAAAGATTTTGCAGATGTCTATCCAAATAGTACAAGAGCTGAAGAATGTAGATTCATGTCTGCTTATTGTTATTATTTAGACTCTCCAAGATCATCTTTAGATCAGGAGAATACAAAAAAAGCAATTGATGCTTTGCAATTATTTGTCAATTTATATCCTGAATCTGAAAGAGCAAAAGAAGCTGGGGATTTAATTCAGAAGCTACGTGACAAATTAGAGTTTAAAGCTTTTTCAAATGCAAAACTGCTCTATGATATGGGGCTAAATGATGATTATAGAGCTGCTGTAATTGCTTTGCAAAATGTCTTAAAAGAATATCCTGATACAAAATATGCTGAAGAAATTGAGTATCTAACATTAAAATCTCAATATAACTTCGCAAATCAGAGTGTGATATTTAAGCAAGCAGATCGATTTAATGACGCTATTGATTATTATCGCTCATTTGCGGTAAATTTCCCTAATAGTAAGTATATTAAGGATGCTGAATCCGTTCGTGATGATGCAGAGAAGAAAATGAAAAGCGCTTCTGCTCAAGTAGCAACCATAAATAAAGCTATAGCTGAGCAAGAAAAGGAAAGAAAAGCGCAAAAGGAAATTAAAGAAAACAAAGAAAATACCCAAAAAGATGAGTCAAAAAAATAA
- a CDS encoding NifU family protein, with translation MTLKERVEQALDSIRPYLETDGGDVSVEEITADNVVRLKLLGACASCSMSIMTFKAGLEQAIKKAVPEITAVEAINITDMDDPNATQPISKVL, from the coding sequence ATGACATTAAAAGAAAGAGTTGAACAGGCATTGGATTCGATCAGACCTTATTTGGAAACTGATGGTGGAGATGTTAGTGTGGAAGAAATCACTGCAGATAATGTTGTTCGTTTAAAATTGTTAGGCGCCTGTGCTTCATGCTCGATGAGCATTATGACTTTTAAGGCGGGTTTGGAACAAGCAATTAAAAAAGCAGTTCCAGAAATTACGGCTGTAGAGGCTATCAATATTACAGATATGGATGACCCGAATGCAACTCAACCGATCTCTAAAGTCTTGTAA
- a CDS encoding ABC transporter permease has product MNLPFLFAKRYLFSKKTVNAINIISGISVIGVLVSSAALIILLSSFNGMENIIISMYSQFAPELKIEPRTGKLFDANIPSIQKLKKDANVLNYTEILQEKILLQYDNKQYIGTIKGIEANSIDHKAKDSLLISGEYTLMKDNVSYAVIGAGVQANLGISVQNALNQIDVYSPRKGVKNSANPADEFNIRSIQPAGVLKYQQDFDNLIITPITFAREALGEYNRVSAIEFYVKDKSQIQKLKNDLQTQLGENFVVKDREEQNPTLYKNVRVERWAVYFILTLISIIALFNIVGSLTMLVLDKKEDMNILKNLGANSSLVQKIFFYEGLMISILGCSTGLIIGYLFCFLQINYGLIKVEEGANMLIDSYPVALRFSDFVIVFFTISIISGLISYFSAKISVAELNKLKLTD; this is encoded by the coding sequence ATGAACTTACCATTTCTATTTGCCAAAAGATACTTATTCTCAAAGAAAACGGTTAATGCGATAAACATTATTTCTGGTATAAGTGTCATTGGTGTTTTGGTAAGCAGTGCTGCTCTTATTATACTGTTATCCTCCTTCAATGGGATGGAAAACATTATTATATCCATGTATAGCCAGTTTGCCCCAGAACTTAAAATAGAGCCTAGGACAGGTAAATTATTTGATGCAAATATACCGAGTATCCAAAAGTTAAAGAAAGATGCCAATGTATTAAATTATACAGAGATACTCCAAGAAAAAATCTTATTGCAGTATGATAATAAACAATACATCGGTACTATAAAAGGAATAGAGGCTAACTCGATCGATCATAAAGCCAAAGATAGTCTTCTAATTAGTGGTGAATATACCCTTATGAAAGACAATGTCTCTTATGCAGTAATTGGAGCTGGAGTTCAGGCAAATTTAGGTATTTCCGTTCAAAACGCCCTTAATCAAATCGATGTATATTCTCCACGTAAAGGAGTTAAAAATTCGGCAAATCCTGCAGATGAGTTTAATATAAGATCGATTCAACCAGCAGGCGTATTAAAGTACCAACAAGATTTTGATAATCTAATTATTACTCCTATTACTTTTGCTCGAGAAGCGTTAGGAGAATATAACCGGGTATCTGCTATTGAGTTTTATGTTAAAGACAAAAGTCAGATTCAAAAATTGAAAAACGATCTCCAAACTCAATTGGGAGAAAATTTTGTGGTAAAAGATCGAGAGGAACAAAATCCTACACTCTATAAAAACGTACGTGTAGAAAGATGGGCTGTTTATTTTATCCTAACATTAATTAGTATAATCGCTTTATTTAATATTGTCGGATCATTAACAATGCTTGTTCTTGATAAAAAAGAAGATATGAACATCTTAAAAAATCTAGGAGCAAATAGTTCACTTGTTCAAAAGATATTTTTCTACGAAGGGTTAATGATTTCGATATTAGGTTGTAGTACAGGTTTAATAATTGGATATCTCTTCTGCTTTTTGCAGATTAATTACGGATTAATTAAAGTTGAAGAAGGTGCCAATATGTTAATTGATAGTTACCCCGTAGCACTTCGTTTCAGTGACTTTGTGATTGTCTTCTTTACAATTAGTATAATCTCTGGATTAATATCATACTTTTCCGCTAAAATAAGTGTTGCAGAATTAAACAAGTTGAAGTTAACAGATTAG
- a CDS encoding MBL fold metallo-hydrolase produces the protein MLQIKTFTFNPYQENTYIIYDEQKNCAIIDPGMYGASEEKILTNFIEQNNLIPQILLNTHCHIDHVLGNRFIFDTYGLYPQFHEGELPVLVEVQNYAPQMGFRYDVSPIGETFLPEEGIVKIGNYELQLIFAPGHSPAHLCFYNEDQKFLIGGDVLFKNSIGRTDLPGGNHDLLLKNIKEKIYTLPDEVTVYPGHGPTTTIGFEKVTNPFIRN, from the coding sequence ATGTTACAGATAAAAACTTTTACTTTTAATCCCTATCAAGAGAATACATATATCATTTATGATGAACAAAAGAACTGTGCTATTATAGATCCTGGTATGTATGGAGCCTCTGAAGAAAAGATTTTAACAAACTTTATTGAGCAGAATAATTTAATACCTCAGATCTTGCTAAATACACATTGCCATATTGATCATGTGCTGGGAAACAGATTCATATTTGACACGTATGGTCTTTATCCGCAATTTCATGAAGGAGAACTTCCTGTATTGGTAGAAGTACAAAATTATGCTCCTCAAATGGGATTTAGATATGATGTTTCACCTATAGGAGAAACATTTCTACCAGAAGAAGGAATCGTAAAAATTGGAAACTACGAGTTACAATTAATATTTGCTCCGGGTCACTCGCCTGCTCACTTATGTTTTTATAACGAGGATCAAAAATTTCTCATAGGAGGAGATGTTTTATTTAAAAACAGCATTGGTAGAACAGATCTACCAGGTGGTAATCATGATTTATTATTAAAAAATATCAAAGAAAAGATTTATACACTTCCTGATGAGGTAACTGTTTATCCTGGACATGGCCCCACGACAACGATAGGTTTTGAGAAAGTGACAAATCCATTCATTAGAAATTAA
- a CDS encoding shikimate dehydrogenase family protein, translated as MKKLGLIGFPLGHSFSKKYYLEKFKKENITDINYDLYSIEHIHEFEKIFNDKDFYGVNVTIPHKISVLPYLHELSPEAKAIQAVNCIQIKHNSKGSYLKGYNTDVFGFMESLKPLLEQQHNKALILGNGGAAKAVEYGLKELHIEYKFVSRVKKENNLTYDEVTPNILEEYSIIINCSPVGTFPNIENSPDIPYQHITPKHLLYDLVYNPEETEFLKKGKHQGAKIKNGLEMLELQAEKNWEIWNSISDH; from the coding sequence ATGAAAAAGTTAGGACTTATTGGTTTTCCTTTAGGGCATTCTTTCTCTAAAAAATACTACTTAGAGAAATTTAAAAAAGAAAACATTACAGATATAAACTATGATCTATATAGTATAGAGCATATCCATGAGTTTGAAAAAATTTTCAATGACAAAGATTTCTATGGGGTTAATGTCACAATCCCACATAAAATCAGTGTGCTTCCCTATCTACACGAATTATCTCCAGAAGCAAAGGCAATTCAAGCTGTCAATTGTATTCAAATTAAACATAACAGTAAGGGTTCATACTTAAAAGGATATAACACGGATGTATTTGGCTTTATGGAGTCGTTGAAGCCTCTTTTAGAGCAACAGCATAACAAAGCATTGATCTTGGGAAATGGGGGTGCAGCGAAAGCGGTTGAATATGGTTTGAAAGAACTCCATATTGAATACAAGTTTGTTAGCAGAGTAAAGAAAGAAAATAATCTTACTTATGATGAAGTTACTCCTAACATCTTAGAGGAGTATTCTATTATCATCAATTGTTCTCCAGTAGGTACTTTTCCTAATATTGAAAATTCTCCAGATATTCCCTATCAACATATAACTCCAAAGCATCTATTGTATGACTTGGTTTATAACCCTGAGGAAACCGAGTTCCTTAAAAAAGGAAAACATCAAGGAGCCAAAATTAAAAATGGGCTTGAGATGCTGGAACTACAAGCGGAAAAAAATTGGGAAATCTGGAATAGCATCTCAGATCATTAA